Below is a genomic region from Mesorhizobium sp. NZP2298.
CGGCCCTGGCGATCGATATAGGTGGCACCGTTGGCACGGTTCTGGGCGTCGAGCGTGATTTCGCGAACACGCGCGCCGGTGATGAGAACGGCCCCGTCGCGAAGCGCGTCGGGCCAATGGGTGTGATCGAAGGAGGCTTTCGCGCGTTCGGGGCAGCCGGTCAGGCACGTGCCCCAGCGGACACATTGGTTGCGCCCGCCATAAGGTTTGGAGGGAATGGAATTGGGTGCCGGCCACCAATGCCAACCGAGCCTGTTCATGCCCTCGGCGGCCTTCATGCCGATCTTGCCGATCGGCAGTGGCGGCAACGGCGATGCTTTCCCCGGCGGATAGGCTGGATCGCCGTTCAGAGCCGACACGCCCATCTCTATGTCCATCTGATCGTAGAACGGCTCGAGATCCTCGTAGGTGAAAGGCCAGTCGTCGGCGACGCCATCCAGCGTCTTGACGCGGAAATCCGACGGCATGAAGCGCTGCCAATGCGCCGCATAGAGAATCGTGCTGCCGCCGACGGCGCTGTACATCAACGGGTTCACGTCCGATTCAGACGTGTCCACGGGATAGTCCTGCTCGAGATCGCGAACGTTGGGGTTGGGATGCCAGCGCTTCTGCGACATCAACTCCCATTCCGGCTTGTTGCCCCAGAATTCGGCATTGTCGACACGCCCGCCCTGCTCGAGGCAGACGACGCTGAAGCCGTTGGCGGCGAGGTGCTTCGCCGCAACCGAACCGGATGCGCCGGCGCCAATGATCAAAACATCCGCGACTTGGGGTGGTCTACCCTGGGGTGCCATGCGGTTCCTCCTCCCAAACATCATGACGGGCGGCCCAGAGAGGACTGCCATATCGTCACCTTTGCACACCAAAAACGTTCTGACAACATTGTCGACATTATAGTTGACATTTTTGGTGGCGCGCGCTGTATGGGTCTCAAGACGGCTGCGGGAGGCGGCATCAATCCGGGGCTCACGGCCCATCGGAGGCGCGCTGACGGCGCGGCTTTAAGGGGAGGATCAATGCATATTGCGGTTGTTCTGCGCATCGTGCCAGACGTAACGGAGGAGATCGAGATCGCCGGCAACGGCATGGAGATCGATCGTGAATGGATCGGCCTCAAGCTCAACGAGTTCGACGATCATGCGCTGGAAGAAGCGGTGCTCCTCAAGGAGTCGACCGGCGCGCGCGTGACGGCCGTTACGCTTGCCGGCGACGGCGCGGAACGCCAGTTGCAGACCGCGATCGCGCGTGGCGCCGATAATGCCATGGTCGTCAATCATGACCAGGAAGGCGCGGTAGGCGCACGCGCCGCCGCGCATCTGCTGGGTTCGGTCATGAAGAATCTTGGTGCCGATCTGGTGCTGACCGGCGTGCAGACGCCCGAGGATGTCTTCGGGCAGTTGGCCCCGTTCCTGGCGGCGGACCTGCAATGGCCGGTGCTGAATGCGATCAACGGCGTGTCCGTTGCGGAGGGCGGGCTCGAGGTGACGCAGGAATACAGCGGCGGCTATTCCTCCCGCCTCGCCGTGAAACTGCCGGCAGTCCTTGGAATCCAGGCCGCGTCGAAGCCGCCGCGTTACGTCTCGGGCAGCAAGCTGCGCCAGGCAAGCACAGCCACGATCGCCTCGGTGGTGTCGACAGTCCCGGACGGTTTCCGAGCTCAGGTCTCGACGCGCCTTGGCGCGTCTCAATCCGGCACCAAGGCCGACATGATCACCGGAAGCGCCGAGCAGATTGCCGCCAAGCTCGTGGATATGCTCGCCGAACGCGGACTGGTCGGAGCCTGAACGATGAAGATACTCGTCTATCTCGATCTTCAGGACGGTGTTCCCACCGCGCTGTCGCGTGAACTTGTGGCCGGCGCGCGCCGGCTCGCCGGGCAGGGCGGCAGCATCGAACTGGCGCTGATTGGCGGCGACGCCGACGCGGCCAGGAACCTGGGCGCCTCCCGCGTCTTCACATCGACCCCTTCGCCCTATGATCCCGTGGCGCATGGCGCCTATCTCCAGGGCATCGTGGCCGACAACGGGTTCGACCTCATTGTCTTCGGTTGCACCACCTCGGGTCTCGACCTTGCGCCTGTCCTTGCGTTCCGCAACGACCTGCCGCTTCTCAGCTACTGCACGGCGGTGCGGATTTCCGGCGGCACGGTGGAGGCGGATAGCCAGATCTATGGGGGCAAACTTGTTTCCACCGCCGAGGCTTCAATGCCTGCCGTGCTCCTCGTGAATGCCGGCACCTTCAGCGAGGAAAACGGCAGCCAGGCCGAAAATGCCGAGATCATTCAGCTTCCCGACAGGCCTCAGTCCTCGGTGCGGCTGCTGTCCGCCAATCGGCCGGATCCGAATGCGGTCGATATCACCAAGGCCAGCCGCTTGCTCTGCGTGGGCCGCGGGATTGGCGAACAGGACGTCATCGAGGAGGCGCGCGAAGTCGCCGATTTGATGGGCGGCGAAATCGTCGGCAGCAGGCCGATCATCGACGCCGGCTGGCTGCCGAAGGAGCGCCAGGTCGGCAAATCGGGCCGCAAAGTCAAGCCGCAGCTGTACCTCGCCCTGGGCGTTTCGGGTGCGCCCGAACATATCGAAGGCATGGGGGGTGCGGGCACGATCGTGGCGATCAACACCGACGCCGGCGCGCCGATCTTCGACCATGCGCATTTCGGTGCGGCTGTCGACGTCGCCGATTTCCTCCCTGCCTTCAAGGAGGCTCTGGCCAGGAAGGTGGGCTGACGTGCTTCAGACGCAGCTTGTTCTGACCGCCCTGGTCGCCGCCACCGTCGCCATATCCGGATATCGGTTCTATAGGATCCTGGCGCCGGTGTTCCGGGGGGCGTCCGTGTACAGGCTCGACCACCCCCGGCAGCGTGCTGCTGGAGCCGCGGCCGATGTTGGCCTGCACAGACGGCTATTCCGGAAACGCTATTCCGGGCTGCTCCATGCGATGCTGTTTTCCGGCTTCGTCGTGCTCTTCACCGCGATCATCCAGAGCTTCGGTTCCGGATTTTTCCCCGGTTTCTCGCTGGCTGCGATCGGCGGCAACACCTGGATCGCGCTGGCGCAGGACATCTTCGCCGTGCTGATCATCGCGGCGCTGGCGCTGGCGGCGTTCCAGCGCGGCTTTCTGCGGCCGGCTCGCTTCAAGGGCTCGAATGCCGTCGATGCCTGGGTGATCTACGGGCTGGTCGGCTGCGTGGTCGGCACGATGTTGCTGGAGAACGCGTTCCATATCGTGGCCGTCGGAACGGCGACTTCCTGGCGCCCAGTCTCCGGCGCCATAGCTTCGTTTCTTGTCGTCCTGGGCATAAGCCCGGCCGTTGCGGCTGGAGGGGCCGAATTCTTCTACTGGGCGCATATATGCGTCGTGCTTGCCTTCCTGATCTACATTCCGGGTTCCAAGCACCGCCATATGTTCCTGGCCATTCCCAACATCTATTTCCGCAACATCGGGCCAAAGGGCCTGCTCACGCCCGCCGGCTCCGAGGCTGCGGGCATTACCGACATCGATCAGTTCCACTGGAAGCACAAGCTCGACCTGGTTTCGTGCACCGAATGCGGCCGGTGCCAGGAGGCGTGCCCGGCCAACGCCGCCGGGCTTCCGCTCAGCCCCAAGAAGCTGATCATGGATCTGCGCGATCATATGATGGACCGCGAGCGTGGCAATTGCCGCGACGTGCCGCTGATCGGCGGGGTGATCAAGGAAGAAACGCTTTGGGCGTGCACGACCTGTCGCGCCTGCCTGGACGTTTGTCCCGTCCATATCGAGCCGATGACCAAGATCATCGAAATGCGTCGCAGCCTGGTTGAGGAAGGCGATGTCGAGCCGATGCTGCAGGATTCGCTGGCGAGCCTGCAGCGCAACGGCAACTCACTGGGCAAGCCGGCGCGCCAGCGCGCCAAATGGACCAGAGACCTGGACTTCAAGATCAAGGACGCGCGCGAGGAGCCTGTCGACATCCTCTGGTTCGTTGGCGATTACGCGTCCTTCGATGCCCGGGTCCAGCGCATCACGCTGAAGGTGGCGCGCGTGCTGCACGAGGCCGGAGTGGACTTTGGTATCCTCTACGACGCCGAACAGAACAGCGGCAATGATGTCCGCCGGGCCGGTGAGGAAGGCGTCTTCGAAGTGCTGGCTCGCCAGAACATCGAAGTGCTC
It encodes:
- a CDS encoding (Fe-S)-binding protein; the protein is MLQTQLVLTALVAATVAISGYRFYRILAPVFRGASVYRLDHPRQRAAGAAADVGLHRRLFRKRYSGLLHAMLFSGFVVLFTAIIQSFGSGFFPGFSLAAIGGNTWIALAQDIFAVLIIAALALAAFQRGFLRPARFKGSNAVDAWVIYGLVGCVVGTMLLENAFHIVAVGTATSWRPVSGAIASFLVVLGISPAVAAGGAEFFYWAHICVVLAFLIYIPGSKHRHMFLAIPNIYFRNIGPKGLLTPAGSEAAGITDIDQFHWKHKLDLVSCTECGRCQEACPANAAGLPLSPKKLIMDLRDHMMDRERGNCRDVPLIGGVIKEETLWACTTCRACLDVCPVHIEPMTKIIEMRRSLVEEGDVEPMLQDSLASLQRNGNSLGKPARQRAKWTRDLDFKIKDAREEPVDILWFVGDYASFDARVQRITLKVARVLHEAGVDFGILYDAEQNSGNDVRRAGEEGVFEVLARQNIEVLDACQFNRIMTTDPHSLNALRQEYRFFDRNYEVIHYTQLLLELLESGRLKPLANDGGVVTYHDPCYLGRYNGGFDAPREIIRKAGYELHEMGRCRENSFCCGAGGGRIWMDDSKSVERPSENRIKEALALGDARQFVVACPKDTVMYTAAVQALGVGDRITVRDMIDLVYLS
- a CDS encoding electron transfer flavoprotein subunit alpha/FixB family protein → MKILVYLDLQDGVPTALSRELVAGARRLAGQGGSIELALIGGDADAARNLGASRVFTSTPSPYDPVAHGAYLQGIVADNGFDLIVFGCTTSGLDLAPVLAFRNDLPLLSYCTAVRISGGTVEADSQIYGGKLVSTAEASMPAVLLVNAGTFSEENGSQAENAEIIQLPDRPQSSVRLLSANRPDPNAVDITKASRLLCVGRGIGEQDVIEEAREVADLMGGEIVGSRPIIDAGWLPKERQVGKSGRKVKPQLYLALGVSGAPEHIEGMGGAGTIVAINTDAGAPIFDHAHFGAAVDVADFLPAFKEALARKVG
- a CDS encoding electron transfer flavoprotein subunit beta/FixA family protein; translated protein: MHIAVVLRIVPDVTEEIEIAGNGMEIDREWIGLKLNEFDDHALEEAVLLKESTGARVTAVTLAGDGAERQLQTAIARGADNAMVVNHDQEGAVGARAAAHLLGSVMKNLGADLVLTGVQTPEDVFGQLAPFLAADLQWPVLNAINGVSVAEGGLEVTQEYSGGYSSRLAVKLPAVLGIQAASKPPRYVSGSKLRQASTATIASVVSTVPDGFRAQVSTRLGASQSGTKADMITGSAEQIAAKLVDMLAERGLVGA